ACTTAAATCTCGATTGGGACTACCCCAAGTTCATACCTATCACTCTATAGGTGCAGTTAAATACCGCAATATGGAAAATCCGCCGCAGATTTCTGCAATTCGTAATTGTGTGGAGAGGGCAATTTTAGAACAAGCAGATTATGTAATATCCACTAGCCCTCAAGAAGCGGAAGATTTACGTCAGTTAATTTCGCAACATGGTCGTATTAAAGTCATTCCCTGCGGGATTAATACTGAACACTTTGGTTCTGTCAGTAAAGAAGTTGCTCGCCAACAGTTGGGGATTGCTTCAGATTCTCAGATAATCTTGTATGTAGGACGCTTTGACCCCCGCAAGGGAGTTGAAACCCTGGTCAGAGCTTGCGCCAATTTGCCTTCAGCATTTCAACTCTATCTAGTTGGTGGTTGCCGTGAAGATGGAGCAGACTTCAAAGAACAACAGCGCATTGAAAGTTTGGTGAATGACCTGGGATTGGAAGCCGTTACAGTTTTCACTGGACGAATTTCTCAAGCACTGTTACCTACTTACTATGCCGCAGGGGATATCTGCGTTGTACCGAGTTACTATGAGCCTTTTGGTTTAGTGGCGATTGAAGCAATGGCAGCCAGAACACCCGTAATTGCTAGTAATGTGGGAGGATTGCAGCATACGGTAGTGCATGGTGAAACTGGATTTTTAGTTCCTCCTCGTGATTCTAAAGCATTGGCGATCGCTATTCACAGTTTATTACAAAACCCGACTCTCAAAGAGAGCTATGGCAATGCTGCACAAAATTGGGTTCAGTCTCGTTTTAGCACTCAGGGAGTTGCCGCCCGAGTTCACGAACTCTATCAATCTTTAACACTTGATACATTTATTCAAGAAATTATTAAAACTAAAAAGTTAACTCCAGATTTGGAAAGACAAATCCAAAATTTATTGAAATCGAAAGTTTTGAAATCTAATGAAATTAAAGCTCTAGAAAAATTAATTGACTCTTTTTCTAATGACATTGTGCAGTGGGCAACCAGTTAAATGATATCGTTGTCGGTCAAAGACTGATCATTAATACCGCAGTTCTTGCTAAGAGAAGGCTTGCCTTGAGCGACTTGCCTTGAGCAGAGTCGAAAGGAGCCGAACGGGAGCAAGAGGAAAGAGATTTATCAATACTGTACTGTTTTAGTAGGAACAAGCAAATATGAAACTGCTTTTGGTGATTGAATTAGATAATACCTTGGTTGGTAACAATCGAGCTATTGCTGCTTTAAACCAAAGGCTAGAAGCTATACGCAATCAGATTTACTTAGTCTATGTTACTGGTCGCTCTTATGCTTCTAGTCGTCGCGTGATAGCACAAGAACAGCTTTTGAAACCTGATTATTTAATCGCTAGTGTAGGTACTGAAATTTATCAACAGGGTGTGCTTTTAGAAAAAGATTGGGCAAATCAAATCTCAAAAGATTGGGATTGGGATGCAGTTTGGACAATTGCTAGCTACTTTCCTGCGCTGATACCCCAACCCGACAGCGAACAAACCCCCTATAAATTAAGCTTTTGGCTAGATATGGATGCGCCACTTGAGGTTATCCATGATTTGCAGGATTTGTTAACTTTTACTGGATTGCAGTCTGAGGTAATTTTTAGCAATGGGCGGGACGTTGATATCATACCCAAGAACAGTAACAAAGGTGAAGCAGCTGCATATCTGCAAGAATTGCTGCAAGCGCAATTAGATGCAACCGTTATCTGTGGAGGTTCTGGAAATGACATCAGCTTATTTCAACAGCCATCAGCTGGGATTATCGTTGGTAATGCCCAAACGGAACTTCTATGGTGGTATTATAAGACACATTACCCTTGGCACTTTTTAGCTCACTACCCTGGTGCTGCGGGTATTCTTGAAGGATTGATTTATTTTAATATTTTGCCATTCCCTAATAGTTGGAAGGCGATGGGCTACGCCCCACCATAGGCCAATACAGTTCAGTTAAGCCTAAAATTCTTACTGAAAGTGAATTTTTTTAACGAACCGCCAACTCTTAGAGAGGCTTCCGCCAACGCGCAGCGTCTCCAAGAGTTGAACGCCAATGGCGCAGAGAGAAGAAAGAAATTCTTCACTGAACTGTATTGCACCATAGGCGATCGCAACCATTTCTAATTAACTCTATCGCACTTTGTAAATCCAGGAGTAGCTTTAGCTAATATCTAAAGTTTAGGATAGGCAATCCGTTGGTGATGAAATTGCTGCCAAACCTGGACAAAAATATGAGCAATTTGAGACATCTCTGCCCGTGTTAACCCGGAATCTACCAACTGATTATCCTGCCAACGTGCTTTCAGGATTTTATTTACCATTGCCAGTGCTGCTTCTGGGGTTGCGTCTTTGAGGGAGCGTAATGCCGCCTCACAAGCATCAGCCAATATAGCAATCCCCGTTTCTTTGGATTGAGGAATGGGGCCGTCATAGCGGAAATCTGATTCGTGTAAAACTTTTTCAGTATTTTGTTGCTGTTGCTGTGCTTGTTGGTAGAAATATGCAATTAAAATGGTTCCTTGATGTTCGGGAATAAATGCCTGAATAGCGCTCGGTAGCTTGTGTTGACGAGCCATTACCAACCCTTCGCTCACATGTTTTTTGATAAGTTCGGCACTTTTCCAGGGATCATTAATCACATCGTGTTTATTAATACCTCCCATTTGATTTTCAATAAATCCTAGAGGGTCATGCATTTTACCAATGTCATGATAAAGAACCCCAGCCCTAACCAATTCCACATTACAATTTAATGCTCGTGCCGCAGCTTCTGCTAGAGTAGCGACAAACAGTGTGTGCTGGAAAGTTCCAGGAGCTTCATCAGCTAGGCGTTTTAATAAAGGTCGGTTGGGATTGGACAATTCAGCCAGACGAATAGGTGTGACTAGATCAAATAAAGCTTCTAGGTAGGGGCTTAAACCTAGTGCTAAGATGCTCCAAACTAACCCTGCTAAACCGTTGAGGACTGCTGCACCCAGCACAGCATACCAAAGGGGTGCGATCGCAGTGTTGACCAACAAATAAACTACTCCCTGCGTCAATCCAATTAAGATTCCCAAGGTAGCTAATTCCTCCCGCGTTCGCAGTGCTTCTCTACCAGGGAATCGCCATTGTCCCGCCATCAATCCGCCCAGAATTCCGCCAGCTGCACTAGGTACTAAATAATGCCAGCTAAGTTCCGTTCCCATTGAAAGCAATATGGTCAGTAACACCATAACAGTACCCCCGATCGCAGTACCGTAAAAGCTACCAACAAGCAAACCAATAGCAGGTAAGCCTGTAAATGATTTGGTCAAGAAGATTAGCAACGGCGCACTGAGGGTAAGGAGCAGTATCAAAAGATAATCGCTCGGTCGTAATTTGGCGTAAATCCGTCGTTCTACGAGTTTGAAAATAGCCACAGCCAATCCCACCATCCCACTAAAACGAATCAGATGCAGCCAATCGATTCCACGTTGGCTCAAGTGAAAATGGTCTAATAGGACAAAATCAGCCTGGGTAATTTTTGCGCCAGCTTTAACGGTAACTTCACCTTTTTGAATGCTGACGATCGCCGGTTCTACTGCTTCGGCTGCTTGTTCTGCAATCAGCTTGGTTTGCTCAATATCTTTAATTAGATTAGGTGCGATCGCGTCTGATAGCAATCGCCTTGCTAAAGGTTGTGCTGTTTCT
The Nostoc punctiforme PCC 73102 genome window above contains:
- a CDS encoding glycosyltransferase, with protein sequence MNTLASLNLVKSLENSASETPNSQPVYALISVHGDPTAEIGKEGAGGQNVYVRELGLALAKRGCQVDMFTRREYPDQEEIVELAPGCRTIRLNAGPAKFITRNDLFEYLPEFVEAWLNFQQRTGRSYTLIHTNYWLSAWVGLELKSRLGLPQVHTYHSIGAVKYRNMENPPQISAIRNCVERAILEQADYVISTSPQEAEDLRQLISQHGRIKVIPCGINTEHFGSVSKEVARQQLGIASDSQIILYVGRFDPRKGVETLVRACANLPSAFQLYLVGGCREDGADFKEQQRIESLVNDLGLEAVTVFTGRISQALLPTYYAAGDICVVPSYYEPFGLVAIEAMAARTPVIASNVGGLQHTVVHGETGFLVPPRDSKALAIAIHSLLQNPTLKESYGNAAQNWVQSRFSTQGVAARVHELYQSLTLDTFIQEIIKTKKLTPDLERQIQNLLKSKVLKSNEIKALEKLIDSFSNDIVQWATS
- a CDS encoding sucrose-phosphate phosphatase; amino-acid sequence: MKLLLVIELDNTLVGNNRAIAALNQRLEAIRNQIYLVYVTGRSYASSRRVIAQEQLLKPDYLIASVGTEIYQQGVLLEKDWANQISKDWDWDAVWTIASYFPALIPQPDSEQTPYKLSFWLDMDAPLEVIHDLQDLLTFTGLQSEVIFSNGRDVDIIPKNSNKGEAAAYLQELLQAQLDATVICGGSGNDISLFQQPSAGIIVGNAQTELLWWYYKTHYPWHFLAHYPGAAGILEGLIYFNILPFPNSWKAMGYAPP
- a CDS encoding HD family phosphohydrolase, with translation MFVFVVLSLSSGLGYRFYNQPKLDVDKIAPQTLTAPSSANVEDVKTTEERRREARSGASAVWVDDPVINEQIHQNLQQLFTKGNQIRENLDNFPFVKTSVLSTATQTYLRQAPEPQWQQVLRGLDKNSNLTGLNSAQQLAVKKLRTYRESNSSQAFAQLLKAIAQARQRYNISLKALSAMSKDNTQSVYAQPETLYDATFLNLSDTDWQKTQIQVRQTLDRMLAQGIYPGLSKTNLNSAIGMQVSVSVPETAQPLARRLLSDAIAPNLIKDIEQTKLIAEQAAEAVEPAIVSIQKGEVTVKAGAKITQADFVLLDHFHLSQRGIDWLHLIRFSGMVGLAVAIFKLVERRIYAKLRPSDYLLILLLTLSAPLLIFLTKSFTGLPAIGLLVGSFYGTAIGGTVMVLLTILLSMGTELSWHYLVPSAAGGILGGLMAGQWRFPGREALRTREELATLGILIGLTQGVVYLLVNTAIAPLWYAVLGAAVLNGLAGLVWSILALGLSPYLEALFDLVTPIRLAELSNPNRPLLKRLADEAPGTFQHTLFVATLAEAAARALNCNVELVRAGVLYHDIGKMHDPLGFIENQMGGINKHDVINDPWKSAELIKKHVSEGLVMARQHKLPSAIQAFIPEHQGTILIAYFYQQAQQQQQNTEKVLHESDFRYDGPIPQSKETGIAILADACEAALRSLKDATPEAALAMVNKILKARWQDNQLVDSGLTRAEMSQIAHIFVQVWQQFHHQRIAYPKL